The following are encoded together in the Citrus sinensis cultivar Valencia sweet orange chromosome 1, DVS_A1.0, whole genome shotgun sequence genome:
- the LOC102628089 gene encoding probable aspartic proteinase GIP2 yields the protein MALSYNYLLFCSLVLSVIISPCIAQTSFRPKALILPVTKDASTLQYLTQINQRTPLVPVKYTLDLGGQFLWVVCLEDYESSSFTSPLCHSAPCSLANAPFCWDCSDSQPRPGCNNNTCNLLPDNTINGISFNGPLSMDVASIQSTNGKNPGRVVSVPKLLFVCADRFHLTDLANGVRGMAGLGRNSISLPSLFSSAFSFPRKFAICLSSSTKANGAVFFGNGPYVMLPGVDVSTSLVYTPLILNPVSTASLLFRPRPSTDYFIGVKSVKINGHVVPLNTSLLSIDKNGVGGTKISTVHPYTVLESSIYEAFVKAFTKELANAPRVDSVSPFGACFDSTRIGSTRVGPAVPQIDLVLQSSDVYWRIFGANSMVQVKSNVMCLGFVDGGVNPRTSIVIGGHQLEDNLLQFDLATSRLGFSSSLLFRRTTCSNFNFTSHA from the coding sequence ATGGCTCTCTCTTACAACTATCTTCTCTTTTGCTCACTTGTCCTTTCCGTGATCATCTCTCCCTGCATAGCCCAAACATCTTTTAGACCAAAAGCATTAATTCTTCCCGTAACCAAAGATGCATCAACTCTCCAATACCTCACTCAAATCAACCAAAGAACCCCACTTGTGCCTGTGAAATATACCCTTGATCTTGGTGGTCAGTTTCTCTGGGTGGTTTGTTTAGAAGATTATGAGTCATCTTCCTTCACATCTCCCCTTTGCCACTCCGCTCCATGCTCTCTTGCTAATGCTCCATTTTGTTGGGATTGCTCTGATTCTCAACCCAGGCCAGGCTGCAACAACAATACCTGCAATCTCTTACCGGATAACACTATAAATGGCATTAGTTTCAATGGCCCGTTGTCCATGGATGTCGCGTCTATCCAGTCTACTAACGGGAAGAACCCGGGTAGAGTTGTTTCGGTGCCTAAGCTCCTCTTTGTGTGTGCCGATAGGTTTCATTTGACGGATCTGGCTAACGGTGTTAGGGGCATGGCTGGCCTTGGAAGAAACTCAATTTCACTTCCATCTCTGTTCTCTTCTGCTTTCAGCTTTCCTAGAAAATTTGCCATTTGCTTGAGCTCTTCTACCAAAGCTAACGGTGCTGTCTTCTTTGGCAACGGGCCTTATGTGATGCTCCCTGGTGTTGACGTTTCCACGTCTCTCGTATACACCCCACTTATCCTCAATCCTGTGTCCACAGCTTCTCTTCTTTTCAGGCCCCGACCTTCAACTGATTACTTCATTGGAGTCAAGTCCGTTAAAATCAACGGACATGTTGTCCCGTTAAACACTTCTTTGCTATCGATTGACAAAAACGGTGTCGGCGGAACCAAGATCAGCACCGTCCATCCTTACACAGTGTTGGAGTCATCAATCTACGAAGCTTTCGTTAAAGCTTTCACCAAAGAGTTGGCTAATGCGCCTAGAGTCGATTCAGTTTCACCTTTTGGGGCGTGCTTTGATTCTACCCGCATTGGCAGCACACGTGTCGGCCCAGCAGTGCCTCAGATCGATCTTGTCTTGCAAAGCAGCGACGTGTATTGGAGAATTTTTGGTGCAAACTCAATGGTGCAAGTCAAAAGCAACGTGATGTGCCTTGGTTTTGTGGACGGTGGAGTGAATCCTAGGACTTCAATTGTGATCGGAGGACATCAATTGGAAGACAATCTTCTGCAGTTTGATTTGGCCACATCAAGGCTAGGCTTCAGCTCTTCTCTCCTGTTCCGTCGGACAACATGTTCCAATTTCAACTTCACATCTCATGCTTAA
- the LOC102628377 gene encoding probable aspartic proteinase GIP2 — protein sequence MAAQYSIHNVALRTKDMTLSYNYLLFCSLVLSVIISPCIAQTSFRPKALILPVTKDASTLQYLTQINQRTPLVPVKYTLDLGGQFLWVVCLEDYESSSFTSPPCHSAPCSLANAPFCWDCSDSQPRPGCNNNTCNLLPDNTINGISFNGPLSMDVASIQSTNGKNPGRVVSVPKLLFVCADRFHLTDLANGVRGMAGLGRNSISLPSLFSSAFSFPRKFAICLSSSTKANGAVFFGDGPYVMLPGVDVSTSLIYTPLILNPVSTATLLFRPRPSTDYFIGVKSVKINGHVVPLNTSLLSIDKNGVGGTKISTVHPYTVLESSIYEAFVKAFTKELANAPRVDSVSPFGACFDSTRIGSTRVGPAVPQIDLVLQSSDVYWRIFGANSMVQVKSNVMCLGFVDGGVNPRTSIVIGGHQLEDNLLQFDLATSRLGFSSSLLFRRTTCSNFNFTSTA from the coding sequence ATGGCTGCTCAGTACTCTATCCACAACGTAGCACTCAGAACAAAAGATATGACTCTCTCTTACAATTATCTTCTCTTTTGCTCACTTGTTCTTTCCGTGATCATCTCTCCCTGCATAGCCCAAACATCTTTTAGACCAAAAGCATTAATTCTTCCTGTAACCAAAGATGCATCAACTCTCCAATACCTCACTCAAATCAACCAAAGAACCCCACTTGTGCCTGTGAAATATACCCTTGATCTCGGTGGTCAGTTTCTCTGGGTGGTTTGTTTGGAAGATTATGAGTCATCTTCCTTCACATCTCCCCCTTGCCACTCCGCTCCATGCTCTCTTGCTAATGCTCCATTTTGTTGGGATTGCTCTGATTCTCAACCTAGGCCAGGCTGCAACAACAATACCTGCAATCTCTTACCGGATAACACTATAAATGGCATTAGTTTCAATGGCCCGTTGTCCATGGATGTCGCGTCTATCCAGTCTACTAACGGGAAGAACCCGGGTAGAGTTGTTTCGGTGCCTAAGCTCCTCTTTGTGTGTGCCGATAGGTTTCATTTGACAGATCTGGCTAACGGTGTTAGGGGCATGGCTGGCCTTGGAAGAAACTCAATTTCACTTCCATCTCTGTTCTCTTCTGCTTTCAGCTTTCCTAGAAAATTTGCCATTTGCTTGAGCTCTTCTACCAAAGCTAACGGTGCTGTCTTCTTTGGCGACGGGCCTTATGTGATGCTCCCTGGTGTTGACGTTTCCACGTCCCTCATATACACCCCACTTATCCTCAATCCTGTGTCCACAGCAACTCTTCTTTTCAGGCCCCGACCTTCAACTGATTACTTCATTGGAGTCAAGTCCGTTAAAATCAACGGACATGTTGTCCCGTTAAACACTTCTTTGCTATCTATTGACAAAAACGGTGTCGGCGGAACCAAGATCAGCACCGTCCATCCTTACACAGTGTTGGAGTCATCAATCTACGAAGCTTTCGTTAAAGCTTTCACCAAAGAGTTGGCTAATGCGCCTAGAGTCGATTCAGTTTCACCTTTTGGGGCGTGCTTTGATTCTACCCGCATTGGCAGCACACGTGTCGGCCCAGCAGTGCCTCAGATCGATCTTGTCTTGCAAAGCAGCGACGTGTACTGGAGAATTTTTGGTGCAAACTCAATGGTGCAAGTCAAAAGCAACGTGATGTGCCTTGGTTTTGTGGACGGTGGAGTGAATCCTAGGACTTCAATTGTGATCGGAGGACATCAATTGGAAGACAATCTTCTGCAGTTTGATTTGGCCACATCAAGGCTAGGCTTCAGTTCTTCTCTCCTGTTCCGTCGGACAACATGTTCCAATTTTAACTTCACATCTACTGCTTGA
- the LOC102608471 gene encoding uncharacterized protein LOC102608471 — MPVLSKLKVIKSIESCTGKIPGFGIFPFGGCFDGCRDHTQASGFGTRIWNLSDRPVELQVRVGSILKKVHTLKPGSSKRLKCKSIYKAYMPGRNGNNSTNGGMKSLLYYYDETCHPYIWIHDTGSDTLRMVKQQYLSLDDLRDCSEIRVFRDHQRGCISVRKKSRPDFC, encoded by the coding sequence atGCCTGTGCTTTCAAAGTTGAAGGTAATTAAAAGCATCGAGTCCTGCACGGGAAAAATACCAGGATTTggcatttttccttttggtgGCTGCTTTGATGGATGTCGTGATCATACTCAGGCATCGGGATTCGGGACAAGAATCTGGAACCTGAGTGACAGGCCCGTGGAGTTGCAGGTAAGGGTGGGATCAATACTAAAGAAAGTGCACACTCTGAAGCCGGGCTCCTCAAAGAGGCTGAAATGCAAGAGCATATACAAGGCTTACATGCCTGGTAGAAACGGCAATAATAGCACTAATGGAGGCATGAAGAGCTTGCTATACTACTATGATGAGACTTGCCACCCGTACATCTGGATACACGACACTGGCAGCGACACGTTGAGGATGGTGAAGCAACAATATCTTAGTCTTGACGACCTCAGAGACTGTTCGGAGATCAGAGTTTTCCGGGATCATCAGCGAGGCTGCATATCAGTCCGCAAGAAATCTAGGCCAGATTTTTGCTGA
- the LOC102628678 gene encoding uncharacterized protein LOC102628678 encodes MPEKVALSSSPKKWVLSGPMHQWRFGVLTALVFMGVVVVWSIDGCTIGNFVQVWNLKQDHFVPVRANATVDVAQIQLNLTVNTSNVQDLPTQKEKPQLNDVKNFTSNDSPSLNLTHLNQTSVASSISKNSSKVAQQNPLQQKPSGALPNRSESPVLESLKWVSVDLEPNLSTNLLARWLAPGGEPCRDSRTVEIAIHGLDGGKLMELSAGDIHEFHFQALGESGNPRCVGGDYFETDLSGESWKSRPVVKDFGNGTYLLSLQVHPDFVGDYNLTVILLFRHFEGLKFSPVRFVYDRELRHIPIRFFRSKAQLPEIKVCQKSDFNRDIWSGRWTRHGKNDDCQISADGRYRCLARDFPCRNPWCYGSLGSIESNGWVYSSHCSFRMFSADSAWNCLKNRWIFFWGDSNHVDTIRNMLNFVLDLPDIKAVPRRFDLNFSNPKDPSQSVRITSIFNGHWNDTLNYQGLDSLKDEGFRNLVKKYFSEDTVPDTVIMNSGLHDGVHFSNIRAFIKSANSAASFWKEVMESIRRRGLVVPQIFYRTTVATGGYARSLAFNPSKMEAFNGVLLDKLRQAGVVSGVIDNFDMTFPWHFDNRCNDGVHYGRAPLKMKWRDGQIGHQYFVDLMLVHVLLNALCAQS; translated from the coding sequence ATGCCGGAGAAAGTGGCGCTGTCATCGTCACCAAAGAAGTGGGTTCTTTCGGGTCCCATGCATCAATGGCGATTTGGTGTACTAACAGCTCTGGTGTTTATGGGGGTGGTGGTTGTGTGGAGCATCGATGGCTGCACTATTGGTAACTTTGTTCAAGTTTGGAATCTGAAGCAAGATCATTTTGTACCTGTTAGAGCCAATGCCACTGTTGATGTAGCGCAAATCCAGTTAAATCTTACTGTAAACACCAGCAATGTTCAAGATTTACCGACCCAAAAGGAAAAGCCTCAACTAAATGATGTAAAAAACTTCACTTCCAATGATTCGCCCAGTTTGAATCTGACTCACTTGAACCAAACGAGTGTGGCGAGTTCTATTTCCAAGAATTCAAGCAAGGTAGCTCAACAGAATCCACTGCAGCAAAAGCCTAGTGGGGCTTTGCCAAATCGGAGTGAGAGTCCAGTTTTAGAAAGTTTGAAGTGGGTTTCAGTTGATTTGGAGCCTAACTTGAGTACAAATCTGCTGGCGCGTTGGTTGGCTCCGGGTGGGGAGCCTTGTAGAGATTCGAGGACGGTGGAGATTGCAATTCATGGCCTTGATGGAGGGAAACTGATGGAGTTGTCGGCTGGAGACATTCatgaatttcactttcaagCATTGGGTGAGTCTGGGAATCCTAGATGTGTTGGCGGGGATTACTTTGAGACTGATCTCTCGGGGGAGTCATGGAAATCTCGCCCCGTAGTCAAAGATTTTGGCAATGGTACTTACTTGCTTTCGCTGCAGGTTCATCCTGATTTCGTTGGTGATTATAATCTAACCGTGATTTTGCTCTTTAGACATTTTGAGGGTCTCAAGTTTTCACCAGTTAGGTTTGTTTATGATAGGGAATTAAGGCATATACCGATTAGGTTCTTTAGAAGTAAAGCTCAGTTGCCTGAGATAAAAGTTTGTCAAAAATCTGATTTTAATAGAGATATTTGGTCTGGAAGGTGGACAAGACATGGAAAGAATGATGATTGTCAAATTAGCGCTGACGGTAGGTATAGGTGCCTGGCTCGGGATTTTCCATGTCGAAATCCTTGGTGTTATGGTTCATTGGGGTCGATAGAGAGTAATGGTTGGGTATACTCTAGCCACTGTTCGTTTAGGATGTTTTCAGCTGATTCTGCATGgaattgtttgaaaaataggTGGATTTTCTTCTGGGGTGATTCGAATCATGTTGACACGATAAGAAACATGCTCAATTTTGTCTTGGATTTGCCTGATATAAAAGCTGTTCCTAGGAGatttgatcttaatttttcaaaccCCAAAGACCCTTCTCAATCAGTTCGAATCACAAGCATTTTCAATGGTCACTGGAATGACACGCTAAATTATCAAGGGttggattctttgaaagatgaAGGGTTTAGGAATTTGGTAAAGAAATACTTCTCGGAGGATACAGTTCCAGACACAGTGATCATGAACTCTGGCTTGCATGATGGCGTTCACTTTTCTAACATAAGAGCATTCATTAAATCAGCCAATTCTGCTGCTTCATTTTGGAAAGAAGTTATGGAGTCAATAAGACGGAGGGGATTGGTGGTGCCGCAGATTTTCTACCGGACCACGGTGGCAACTGGTGGGTATGCACGATCACTGGCGTTTAATCCTAGTAAGATGGAGGCATTTAATGGGGTGTTATTAGACAAGTTGAGGCAGGCTGGGGTGGTTTCCGGTgtgattgataattttgatatgacTTTTCCATGGCATTTTGATAACCGCTGTAATGATGGTGTACATTATGGCAGAGCTCCATTGAAGATGAAGTGGAGGGACGGTCAAATCGGCCACCAGTATTTTGTAGACCTCATGTTAGTTCATGTGCTGCTCAATGCCCTATGTGCACAATCGTAG
- the LOC102627795 gene encoding probable aspartic proteinase GIP2: MAALSYNFSLICSLVLVLISPSTAKTSFRPKALVLPVTKDSSTLQYVTEIKQRTPHVPVKLTIDLGGRSLWVNCDEETYKSSSYKFAPCHSAPCSLANARICWDCFSEPRQFCQNRTCNILPDNPIRGIFSNGPVSMDVVSIQSTDGKNPGKVVSLPQLLFVCASFDLSDLAKGVTGMAGLGRAKISLPSLFSAAFSFPRKFAICLSSSTKANGAVFFGDDPYVMLPDVDVSKSLTYTPLILNPVTTASISLFPEPSSDYFIGVKTIKINGNVVPLNTSLLSVDKKGFGGTKISTVNPYTVMETSIYKAFTEAFIKELANVPRVKPVSPFGTCFSSPHIGSTRVGAAVAQIDLVLQSSKVIWSIFGANSMVQVKDDVLCLGFVDGGVNPRTSIVIGGHQLEDNLLQFDLATSRLGFSSSLLFHRTTCSNFNFSSHA, from the coding sequence ATGGCAGCTCTCTCTTACAATTTTTCCCTCATTTGCTCTCTTGTACTCGTATTGATCTCTCCTTCCACTGCCAAAACATCTTTTAGACCAAAAGCATTAGTTCTTCCAGTAACCAAAGATTCATCAACTCTCCAATATGTGACTGAAATCAAGCAAAGAACCCCTCACGTACCAGTGAAATTGACCATTGATCTTGGTGGACGGTCACTTTGGGTTAATTGTGATGAAGAAACTTATAAATCTTCCTCCTATAAATTTGCCCCATGCCACTCAGCTCCATGCTCTCTTGCTAATGCTCGTATTTGTTGGGATTGCTTTTCCGAACCTAGGCAATTCTGCCAAAACAGAACTTGCAATATCTTACCGGATAACCCCATAAGAGGCATCTTCTCAAATGGTCCGGTCTCCATGGATGTTGTATCTATCCAATCTACCGATGGCAAGAATCCCGGTAAGGTTGTTTCATTGCCTCAGCTCCTCTTTGTTTGTGCATCATTTGATCTATCTGATCTTGCTAAGGGTGTTACCGGTATGGCGGGCCTGGGAAGGGCCAAAATTTCACTTCCATCCCTATTCTCTGCTGCTTTTAGCTTCCCGAGAAAATTTGCAATTTGCTTGAGTTCCTCTACCAAAGCTAACGGTGCTGTCTTCTTTGGTGACGACCCTTATGTTATGCTCCCTGATGTTGACGTTTCCAAGTCTCTCACTTACACCCCACTAATCCTCAATCCTGTGACCACAGCCTCAATTTCTCTTTTCCCCGAACCTTCTTCTGATTACTTCATTGGGGTAAAGACTATTAAGATCAATGGAAATGTTGTCCCGTTGAACACATCATTGCTCTCTGTTGACAAAAAGGGTTTCGGAGGAACGAAGATCAGCACGGTCAATCCTTACACTGTGATGGAAACATCAATCTACAAAGCTTTTACCGAAGCTTTCATCAAGGAGCTGGCGAATGTCCCTAGAGTTAAGCCAGTTTCACCTTTTGGGACATGCTTTAGTTCTCCTCACATTGGCAGCACTCGTGTTGGTGCAGCTGTGGCTCAGATTGATCTCGTCTTGCAAAGTAGCAAAGTGATTTGGAGTATTTTTGGCGCAAACTCAATGGTGCAAGTCAAAGACGATGTGCTTTGCCTAGGGTTTGTTGATGGTGGAGTAAACCCCAGGACTTCGATTGTGATAGGTGGGCATCAATTGGAAGATAATCTTCTACAGTTTGATTTGGCCACGTCAAGGCTAGGCTTTagctcttctcttctcttccaCCGAACAACTTGTTCCAATTTCAACTTTTCATCTCATGcttag
- the LOC102628951 gene encoding uncharacterized protein LOC102628951 yields MAFTWGSALRITLLILLVAAVVTACFTLPVEKILKDFLTWVDQDLGPWGPLVLAVAYIPLTILAVPASVLTLGGGYLFGLPVGFVADSIGATIGAGAAFLLGRTIGKPFVISKLKDYPQFRSVALAIRRSGFKIVLLLRLVPLLPFNMLNYLLSVTPVPLLEYMLASWIGMMPITLALVYVGTTLKDLSDVTHGWNEFSKTRWAFLIFGLVVSVILMVCVTKVAKAALDKALAENEDIDAILGSPELPIMAEQPVDLNQPLIIKIEGNDDSHEK; encoded by the exons ATGGCCTTCACCTGGGGCTCTGCTCTTCGGATCACGCTTTTGATTCTCCTCGTTGCCGCTGTCGTCACCGCCTGCTTCACCCTCCCTGTCGAGAAG ATATTGAAGGACTTTTTAACATGGGTTGATCAAGACCTTGGACCTTGGGGTCCACTTGTGTT GGCTGTTGCATACATCCCTCTGACAATTTTAGCAGTTCCAGCATCAGTGCTTACC CTTGGTGGTGGTTATCTTTTTGGGTTACCTGTGGGCTTCGTTGCTGATTCTATTGGAGCAACTATTGGTGCAGGGGCTGCATTTCTTCTTGGCCGAACT ATTGGTAAACCATTTGTTATTTCTAAGTTAAAGGATTATCCGCAATTCCGTTCTGTTGCCCTTGCTATCCGGAGATCTGGTTTTAAG ATAGTTTTGCTGCTTCGGCTTGTTCCCTTGCTCCCATTTAACATGTTGAATTACCTCTTGTCCGTGACCCCTGTTCCACTCTTGGAGTACATGCTAGCTTCCTGGATTGGAATGATG CCAATAACTCTTGCATTAGTATATGTTGGAACGACTCTCAAGGATCTTTCTGATGTGACACATGGATGGAATGAGTTCTCAAAAACTCGTTGG GCTTTTCTCATCTTTGGCCTTGTGGTATCTG TAATTTTAATGGTTTGTGTCACCAAAGTCGCCAAAGCTGCTTTGGACAAAGCTTTGGCCGAAAATGAGGATATAGATGCCATTCTGGGCTCACCAGAGTTGCCAATTATGGCTGAACAACCAGTGGATCTCAACCAACCTCTCATAATCAAGATAGAAGGCAATGATGACAGTCATGAAAAATAG